One genomic region from Candidatus Krumholzibacteriia bacterium encodes:
- a CDS encoding tRNA U-34 5-methylaminomethyl-2-thiouridine biosynthesis protein yields MSGGRIVAGVLAPHPPHLVYAENPPQNEPRAECGWEMLRWGYERCRRSVLALEPDVFVVHSPHWKTTQGTHVLGVPHFSGLSVDPIFPNLFRYRYEIDVDVELAEAIHHAIEEDGLVAKVMRNPNFRVDYGTIASCHLMNPAWDVPIVGLSSSTAFYDFGDDVGHEEMISLGHATRRAIERSGRRAVVLSSCSLSHRHFTHESETPEDMSREHVYHHGQYLWDMRLLDHMRRGRTRQIADEMVDFTRQATAETKEGSLSWMLAAMDFPTGPAEVHAYGTVIGTGNAVVEWNLERAEVTR; encoded by the coding sequence ATGAGTGGAGGACGCATCGTGGCCGGGGTGCTCGCCCCGCACCCGCCGCACCTGGTCTACGCCGAGAACCCCCCGCAGAACGAACCCCGCGCCGAGTGCGGGTGGGAGATGCTGCGCTGGGGCTACGAGCGCTGCCGCAGGAGCGTGCTCGCGCTCGAGCCCGACGTGTTCGTGGTCCACTCCCCGCACTGGAAGACCACCCAGGGAACGCACGTGCTCGGTGTGCCGCACTTCAGCGGGCTGAGCGTCGATCCGATCTTCCCGAACCTCTTCCGCTACCGCTACGAGATCGACGTCGACGTCGAGCTCGCCGAGGCCATCCACCATGCGATCGAAGAGGACGGCCTGGTCGCGAAGGTGATGCGCAACCCGAACTTCCGCGTGGACTACGGAACCATCGCGAGCTGCCACCTGATGAATCCGGCGTGGGACGTTCCGATCGTCGGTCTGAGCAGCAGCACGGCGTTCTACGACTTCGGCGACGACGTGGGCCACGAGGAGATGATCTCCCTCGGCCACGCCACCCGCCGCGCGATCGAACGCAGTGGCCGGCGCGCGGTGGTGCTCTCGAGCTGTTCGCTCAGCCACCGTCACTTCACGCACGAGAGCGAGACGCCCGAGGACATGAGCCGGGAGCACGTCTACCACCACGGCCAGTACCTGTGGGACATGCGCCTGCTCGATCACATGCGCCGCGGGCGCACGCGCCAGATCGCCGACGAGATGGTCGACTTCACGCGGCAGGCCACGGCCGAGACCAAGGAGGGCTCGTTGAGCTGGATGCTCGCCGCCATGGACTTCCCCACCGGGCCGGCCGAGGTGCACGCCTACGGCACGGTGATCGGAACCGGCAACGCGGTGGTCGAGTGGAACCTCGAGCGCGCGGAGGTGACGCGATGA
- a CDS encoding MFS transporter, whose translation MPNQLRWPTKLGYGAAEFGVVAVETLLQIYLLKFYNTVVGLPAAWTGLALALAIVWDAVSDPLMGGLSDRTRSRWGKRRPYIMPGALALAVGFVLLFNPPTLDGHVFQFLFLLVTYVFVNTAMTVVSVPHLALGGEISFDRDERTEVFGYRRVVSVFGSVLGLTLPAIVLAALGGGESPALEQRSRDLASWLLTVPIVLSAVVTVYATRGLDRVDDGPRQTMSVRSLFRGQLQVLRNPAFVPLLLAFVVAAIGRAINASIGLYYYEFRLGLSEERTVGYVLLPFFLFFLVSIAGWVWASKRYGKRVPALVGVGGLGVLTIVVYPLFPPGSLVGPIGMAFVGGLLAGAIVLLDSMVADVVDHDELRTGRKREGLYFGVWKMGTKLSRAIGLGLAGLLLGVIGFDENAVTQGPEVGLRLAILFGPVVGLFFLAGGWVLTRAPLTDARHRRVQELLVRRRAARRRREVSAGA comes from the coding sequence TTGCCGAACCAACTCCGCTGGCCGACGAAGCTCGGTTACGGCGCGGCCGAGTTCGGGGTCGTGGCCGTCGAGACGCTCCTGCAGATCTATCTACTGAAGTTCTACAACACGGTCGTCGGGCTTCCTGCTGCCTGGACCGGTCTCGCTCTGGCCCTGGCCATCGTGTGGGATGCGGTGAGCGACCCGCTCATGGGAGGGCTGAGCGATCGCACCCGCAGCCGCTGGGGCAAACGGCGGCCGTACATCATGCCCGGCGCTCTCGCCCTGGCCGTGGGTTTCGTGCTGCTCTTCAATCCGCCGACGCTGGACGGTCACGTCTTCCAGTTCCTGTTCCTCCTGGTCACCTACGTCTTCGTGAACACGGCGATGACCGTGGTCTCGGTGCCGCACCTCGCGCTCGGCGGCGAGATCAGCTTCGATCGCGACGAGCGGACCGAGGTCTTCGGTTACAGGAGGGTGGTCTCGGTCTTCGGAAGCGTGCTCGGACTGACCCTACCGGCGATCGTGCTCGCGGCCCTGGGTGGCGGCGAGAGCCCCGCGCTGGAACAGCGATCGCGGGACCTGGCCTCGTGGCTGCTCACCGTTCCGATCGTGCTGAGCGCCGTGGTCACCGTGTACGCCACGCGTGGACTGGACCGCGTCGACGACGGGCCGCGCCAGACGATGTCGGTGCGCTCGCTGTTCCGCGGACAGCTCCAGGTTCTGCGCAACCCGGCCTTCGTACCTCTGCTGCTGGCCTTCGTGGTGGCGGCGATCGGCCGGGCGATCAACGCGTCGATCGGTCTGTACTACTACGAGTTCCGCCTGGGGCTGAGCGAGGAACGGACCGTGGGCTATGTGTTGTTGCCCTTCTTCCTGTTCTTCCTCGTGTCGATCGCGGGGTGGGTCTGGGCGTCGAAGCGCTACGGCAAACGCGTGCCGGCGCTGGTCGGTGTGGGCGGACTGGGCGTGCTGACGATCGTCGTCTATCCGCTGTTCCCGCCCGGAAGCCTGGTGGGGCCGATCGGCATGGCCTTCGTCGGCGGTCTGTTGGCCGGTGCGATCGTTCTTCTCGACTCGATGGTGGCCGACGTCGTCGACCACGACGAACTGCGCACCGGCCGCAAGCGCGAGGGGCTGTACTTCGGTGTGTGGAAGATGGGAACCAAGTTGTCGCGCGCGATTGGCCTGGGACTGGCCGGTCTCCTGCTGGGTGTGATCGGCTTCGACGAGAATGCCGTGACCCAGGGACCCGAGGTGGGGCTGCGGTTGGCCATCCTGTTCGGGCCGGTGGTCGGGTTGTTCTTCCTGGCGGGTGGTTGGGTGCTGACGCGGGCGCCCCTCACCGACGCGCGGCATCGACGCGTCCAGGAACTGCTCGTGCGCCGGCGGGCGGCACGACGGCGGCGCGAGGTCTCAGCCGGCGCGTGA
- a CDS encoding Rid family hydrolase, with protein MSEPLVDPQIARGYVVPGKPHPLLCPERAEPWRKLRDAFEAVRREIERTEADLLLLYSTQWLSVIGHQIQADPNPEWTLVDQEWHDLGDMPYSFRMDADYAAAYQRTATRRGLHARTVAYHGFPIDTGTVVALKLLNPDSRLPACVVSCNMYADRAETLVLGKAARDALREQGKRAIAISVTALSNRMFTRSIEPSEDRVSAIKDDEWNRKIVEILAEGRLEDVSQHAREFTAQAHADQKMKAIWWLAALMGQSNRYEGHVFDYQPLVGTGAAVVGLTPAPKSAADLEFDEEDVEVFIGDRNVLSGQASSEPDTAEPRATGPTTSETTAAPTPRSAPAGVVHAEKAPRPVGAFPHARRVGDLLFVSGMGPRTPGTDAVPGGAVWDERGEKQDYDVEAQTRAVIENVRTVLEASGSSLDRVIDVQCFLIDMERDFEAFNRVYAEFFADVEATRTTVEVERLPTPIAVEFKVIAQA; from the coding sequence ATGAGCGAGCCCCTCGTCGACCCGCAGATCGCCCGTGGTTACGTCGTTCCTGGCAAGCCCCACCCCTTGTTGTGTCCCGAACGCGCCGAACCCTGGCGGAAGCTGCGCGATGCCTTCGAAGCCGTGCGCCGCGAGATCGAACGCACCGAGGCCGATCTGCTGCTGCTCTACTCCACGCAGTGGCTCAGCGTGATCGGCCACCAGATCCAGGCCGACCCGAATCCCGAATGGACCCTGGTCGACCAGGAATGGCACGACCTCGGCGACATGCCCTACTCCTTCCGCATGGACGCCGACTACGCCGCGGCCTACCAGCGCACCGCCACGCGTCGCGGTCTGCACGCGCGCACGGTGGCCTACCACGGCTTCCCGATCGACACCGGAACCGTGGTCGCGCTGAAGCTGCTAAATCCCGACAGCCGCCTGCCGGCCTGCGTGGTGAGCTGCAACATGTACGCCGACCGCGCCGAGACCCTGGTGCTCGGCAAGGCTGCCCGCGACGCCCTGCGCGAACAGGGCAAGCGGGCGATCGCGATCTCGGTGACGGCGTTGAGCAATCGCATGTTCACGCGGTCGATCGAACCGTCGGAGGATCGGGTGAGCGCGATCAAGGACGACGAGTGGAACCGCAAGATCGTCGAGATCCTGGCCGAGGGCCGGCTCGAGGACGTGAGCCAGCACGCCCGTGAGTTCACCGCCCAGGCCCACGCCGACCAGAAGATGAAGGCGATCTGGTGGCTGGCGGCGCTCATGGGACAGAGCAACCGCTACGAGGGACACGTGTTCGACTACCAGCCACTGGTGGGTACCGGTGCCGCCGTGGTCGGGCTGACGCCGGCGCCGAAGAGCGCGGCCGACCTCGAGTTCGACGAGGAGGACGTGGAGGTCTTCATCGGTGATCGCAACGTGTTGAGCGGACAGGCGTCGTCGGAGCCGGACACGGCCGAACCGCGCGCGACCGGTCCGACGACGAGCGAAACGACGGCAGCGCCCACCCCGCGATCGGCCCCGGCGGGCGTGGTCCACGCCGAGAAGGCCCCGCGTCCGGTGGGCGCCTTCCCGCACGCCCGGCGGGTCGGCGATCTGCTGTTCGTCAGCGGCATGGGGCCGCGCACGCCCGGAACCGACGCCGTGCCCGGGGGCGCGGTGTGGGACGAACGCGGCGAGAAGCAGGACTACGACGTCGAGGCCCAGACCCGCGCGGTGATCGAGAATGTGCGTACCGTCCTCGAGGCGAGCGGCAGTTCGCTCGACCGGGTGATCGACGTGCAGTGCTTCCTGATCGACATGGAACGCGACTTCGAGGCCTTCAACCGGGTGTACGCCGAGTTCTTCGCCGACGTCGAGGCCACGCGGACCACGGTCGAGGTCGAGCGCCTGCCGACGCCGATCGCCGTCGAGTTCAAGGTGATCGCGCAGGCCTGA
- a CDS encoding aldehyde dehydrogenase, with the protein MSRRVENYLGGAFVPASGGDRIDDVAPATGAVVATIPRSGPDDVAAAVTAATEAGRGPWAHTTVAERADLLDAIADRIEERLDELSSLESFDTGKPRSLARSVDIPRAVANFRFFAGAVRHHEDGFQTMPGAINYTLRQPVGNVALITPWNLPLYLLSWKTAPALAMGNRVIAKPSELTPLTANALAEIVDDVGLPPGVFNVVHGVGAEVGQALCAADGVGAISFTGGTATGRTVARTAAEDFKKLSLELGGKNPTLVFADSDLERAVAGTVKAGFANQGEICLCGSRVLVERSIHDAFVERFVDRVRALRLGDPDHAKTQVGALISATHREKVESYLQLARDEGGTILCGGERPRLDGELSGGFFLEPAVITGLEPSCRTATEEIFGPVVTVHPFDTEDEALALANGVRYGLSASVWTRDLDRAHRVSARLECGMVWVNTWLLRDLRVPFGGVKDSGVGREGGRWSLEFFSEARNVCIRLNERTESR; encoded by the coding sequence TGGCCGCGGCGGTCACCGCCGCCACCGAGGCCGGCCGGGGACCGTGGGCCCACACCACGGTGGCCGAGCGCGCCGATCTCCTCGACGCCATCGCCGACCGGATCGAGGAGCGGCTCGACGAGCTGTCCTCGCTCGAATCCTTCGACACCGGAAAGCCGCGGTCGCTCGCGCGCAGTGTGGACATCCCGCGCGCGGTGGCGAACTTCCGCTTCTTCGCCGGCGCCGTGCGGCACCACGAGGACGGATTCCAGACCATGCCCGGCGCGATCAACTACACGCTGCGCCAGCCCGTGGGAAACGTCGCGTTGATCACACCGTGGAACCTCCCGCTCTACCTGCTGAGCTGGAAGACGGCCCCCGCGCTGGCCATGGGCAACCGGGTGATCGCCAAGCCGAGCGAACTCACGCCCCTCACCGCGAACGCCCTGGCCGAGATCGTCGACGACGTGGGACTGCCGCCGGGCGTCTTCAACGTGGTCCACGGCGTCGGTGCCGAGGTCGGCCAGGCCCTGTGCGCCGCCGACGGCGTCGGCGCGATCTCGTTCACCGGCGGTACGGCCACCGGCCGCACCGTTGCCCGCACCGCGGCCGAGGACTTCAAGAAGCTGAGCCTGGAGCTCGGTGGGAAGAACCCCACGCTGGTGTTCGCCGACAGCGACCTCGAGCGCGCCGTGGCCGGCACCGTGAAGGCCGGCTTCGCGAACCAGGGCGAGATCTGCCTGTGCGGATCGCGCGTGCTGGTGGAGCGCTCCATCCACGACGCCTTCGTCGAGCGCTTCGTCGACCGCGTGCGCGCCCTGCGGCTCGGCGATCCCGACCACGCGAAGACCCAGGTCGGTGCGCTGATCAGTGCGACGCACCGCGAGAAGGTCGAGTCGTACCTGCAGCTCGCCCGCGACGAGGGCGGGACCATCCTCTGCGGGGGCGAACGACCCCGGCTCGACGGGGAACTCTCCGGCGGATTCTTCCTCGAGCCCGCCGTGATCACCGGACTCGAGCCTTCCTGCCGCACGGCCACCGAGGAGATCTTCGGTCCCGTCGTGACCGTGCATCCCTTCGACACCGAGGACGAAGCCCTCGCGCTGGCCAACGGCGTGCGCTACGGCCTGAGCGCCAGCGTGTGGACGCGCGACCTCGACCGCGCGCACCGGGTGAGCGCGCGGCTGGAGTGCGGCATGGTCTGGGTGAACACGTGGTTGCTGCGCGATCTGCGCGTGCCCTTCGGCGGCGTGAAGGACAGCGGTGTGGGCCGCGAGGGCGGTCGCTGGTCGCTCGAGTTCTTCAGCGAGGCCCGCAACGTCTGCATCCGCCTGAACGAACGAACGGAGAGCCGATGA